A single window of Luteitalea sp. DNA harbors:
- a CDS encoding FCD domain-containing protein — protein MPLALPKDTRHRTKQEFVYLTLRDAIMTCELRPGERLVIDDLARRLKVSTIPIREALHMLQSEGLVVNVPHVGTTVAPVSRESIQDVFTVLEGLETVATKLVAERATAEDLESLAALVDRMDEAVVAGHYEQWADLNTRFHQTISAIPKLALLQEMSERVLARWGRVRRFYFQGVLVHRVAQAQQEHRAILAALRARNVAAVQDFVRQHNQAALEAYLGYLKE, from the coding sequence ATGCCGCTGGCGCTTCCCAAGGACACGAGGCATCGCACCAAGCAGGAGTTCGTGTACCTGACGCTGCGCGACGCCATCATGACGTGTGAGCTGCGACCTGGCGAGCGGCTCGTGATCGATGACCTCGCCCGCCGTCTCAAGGTCAGCACCATCCCGATTCGCGAAGCGCTCCACATGCTGCAGTCGGAGGGACTCGTCGTGAACGTCCCGCACGTCGGGACCACGGTCGCGCCCGTGTCGCGTGAGTCCATCCAAGACGTCTTCACGGTGCTCGAGGGACTCGAGACGGTCGCGACAAAGCTCGTGGCCGAGCGGGCCACCGCCGAGGATCTCGAGTCGTTGGCTGCGCTCGTCGATCGAATGGACGAAGCGGTGGTGGCAGGACACTACGAGCAGTGGGCCGACTTGAACACACGGTTTCACCAGACCATCAGCGCCATCCCAAAGCTCGCGCTGCTCCAAGAGATGAGCGAGCGTGTGCTGGCGCGCTGGGGGCGGGTCCGCCGTTTCTATTTCCAGGGTGTGCTCGTGCATCGCGTGGCACAGGCGCAGCAGGAGCATCGGGCGATCCTGGCCGCCCTGCGGGCCCGCAACGTCGCCGCGGTTCAAGACTTCGTCCGCCAGCACAATCAGGCGGCACTCGAAGCGTATCTGGGGTATCTCAAAGAGTAG
- a CDS encoding ATP-binding cassette domain-containing protein has product MPSDGSNVATARSPVFDIQGLTKVYVMGEVEVQALRQVDLQLNEGEFVVLLGPSGSGKSTLLNILGGLDVPTSGRVTYRGQDLTAADEAALTQYRRQYVGFVFQFYNLIPSLTARENVALVTEIVEQPLTPEEALGLVDLEHRLDHFPSQLSGGEQQRVAIARAIAKRPTALLCDEPTGALDVTTGIIVLEALARVNAELGTTTVVITHNAAIASMADSVVRLADGHVASVERNARKLSPRDVSW; this is encoded by the coding sequence ATGCCGTCCGATGGCAGCAACGTCGCGACTGCACGGTCCCCCGTCTTCGACATCCAAGGCCTGACGAAGGTCTACGTGATGGGCGAGGTCGAGGTGCAGGCGCTGCGCCAGGTCGACCTGCAGCTCAACGAAGGCGAGTTCGTCGTTCTGCTGGGCCCGTCCGGATCTGGCAAGTCGACGCTGCTCAACATCCTGGGCGGTCTGGACGTGCCCACGAGCGGCCGTGTGACCTATCGGGGCCAAGATCTCACGGCGGCAGACGAGGCGGCATTGACGCAGTATCGCAGGCAATACGTGGGCTTCGTGTTCCAGTTCTACAATCTGATCCCGAGCTTGACCGCGCGGGAAAACGTCGCACTGGTGACCGAGATCGTCGAGCAACCGCTCACGCCTGAAGAAGCCCTCGGCCTGGTCGACCTCGAGCACCGTCTGGACCACTTTCCCTCGCAGCTCTCGGGCGGCGAGCAGCAGCGCGTCGCCATTGCTCGTGCGATTGCCAAGCGCCCCACCGCACTGCTCTGCGACGAGCCGACCGGCGCGCTCGACGTCACTACCGGCATCATCGTCCTCGAGGCCCTCGCCCGAGTGAACGCCGAGCTGGGCACGACCACTGTCGTCATCACACACAACGCCGCCATCGCGAGCATGGCCGATTCCGTCGTCCGGCTCGCCGATGGACATGTGGCCTCTGTCGAGCGCAACGCACGCAAGCTCTCGCCGCGCGACGTGTCTTGGTAA
- a CDS encoding efflux RND transporter periplasmic adaptor subunit: MLQIAVARPFRGAVGLLKNRRVLLAALVIAVLLTIALWPRPMEVDLTTVTKGPLLVTIDEEGETRVRQRFEVTSPVAGEVLRINLEPGDPVTGGKTVLATVRPSAPTPLDARSRAEAQAAVQAAEATLGRAQAERDRAATVLARSKQQLERASNLIEGGAISRDEFDARETDARTAEEALRAADFVVTQAQRDVDVARARLVQSSGNSLGTGDIPLLAPVDGVILRRLRQSQTVVPAGEPLLEVGDANGLEIVADLLSSDAVRINTGDRVLIEQWGGGKTLGGRVRRVEPSGFMKVSALGVEEQRVNVIIDFEDPELASRALGDGYRVEVRVVIWQEDNVLKVPTGTLFRRGDQWALFVVEDGRARLRTIEIGQRNGAEAQVLDGLREREQIVLYPPDTLADGGRVAQRAV, encoded by the coding sequence ATGTTGCAAATCGCGGTAGCGCGGCCCTTTCGGGGCGCCGTGGGACTCTTGAAGAATCGTCGGGTGCTGCTGGCGGCGTTGGTCATTGCGGTCTTGCTCACGATCGCACTGTGGCCGCGGCCCATGGAGGTTGATCTCACGACGGTGACGAAGGGCCCGCTCCTGGTCACGATCGACGAGGAGGGTGAGACGCGGGTGCGGCAGCGATTCGAGGTCACCTCGCCGGTGGCGGGCGAGGTGCTGCGGATCAATCTCGAGCCGGGCGATCCGGTAACCGGCGGCAAGACGGTGCTAGCGACCGTGCGACCGTCGGCGCCGACGCCGCTCGACGCGCGGTCGCGCGCCGAGGCCCAAGCCGCCGTGCAGGCGGCCGAAGCCACGCTTGGGCGGGCTCAGGCAGAACGGGATCGCGCCGCGACGGTGCTCGCGCGGTCCAAGCAGCAACTCGAGCGTGCAAGCAATCTGATCGAAGGCGGCGCCATCTCCCGCGACGAGTTCGATGCGCGCGAGACGGACGCCCGTACGGCGGAGGAAGCACTGCGGGCCGCCGACTTCGTGGTCACGCAGGCACAGCGCGATGTGGACGTGGCCCGCGCGCGTCTGGTGCAGAGCAGCGGCAACAGCCTGGGCACGGGCGACATCCCGCTCCTGGCCCCCGTCGACGGCGTCATCCTGAGACGTCTTCGTCAGAGTCAGACCGTCGTACCCGCAGGTGAGCCGTTGTTGGAGGTGGGAGATGCGAACGGCCTCGAAATCGTCGCCGATCTCCTCTCATCCGACGCCGTGAGGATCAACACCGGCGACCGTGTGCTGATCGAGCAGTGGGGCGGCGGCAAAACACTCGGCGGCCGCGTTCGCCGGGTCGAGCCGTCCGGCTTCATGAAGGTCTCGGCCCTCGGCGTCGAGGAGCAGCGGGTGAACGTGATCATTGACTTCGAGGATCCAGAGCTGGCGTCGCGCGCGCTTGGCGACGGCTATCGCGTCGAGGTTCGCGTGGTCATCTGGCAGGAGGACAACGTCCTCAAAGTGCCAACCGGCACGCTCTTTCGACGCGGGGACCAGTGGGCGCTGTTTGTCGTCGAGGATGGACGCGCGCGTTTACGAACGATCGAGATCGGTCAGCGCAACGGCGCGGAAGCTCAGGTGCTCGACGGTCTCCGCGAGCGCGAGCAAATCGTGCTGTACCCGCCGGACACGCTGGCCGATGGCGGCCGGGTGGCCCAGCGGGCCGTGTGA
- a CDS encoding DUF1553 domain-containing protein, whose amino-acid sequence MLGARSLSFAGRSLRVGVLSATAVALGGGLWFGTDLLRPRQEVDFSRDIKPILNQNCTTCHGGVKKAAEFSLLFPEEALKPTKSGKPPIVPGDPDESLLVKRVEATDPSERMPLDHPALAPEQIDLLRKWIAEGATFEPHWAFVAPDRPALPALEEAAWPKTPIDRFVLARLEQEEVRPASEEARRKLLRRVSLDLTGLPPTESELAAFVADKSPGAYERHVDRLLASPRFGERWALWWLDLARYADTKGYEKDMPHDAWPYRDWVVRAFNDNMPFDRFTIEQLAGDLLPDATDDNRLATAFHRMTMTNDEGGTDDEEFRIAAVLDRVNTTYEVWQGMTMGCAQCHNHPYDAIRQEDFYRSMAFFNNTADDDREDELPTLGIYETESDRATGRPLEHRIRELTLQREAMVEPEHPTDPPRMLTGAPKREYDRLGTQLKRLEKQLEPLSKAALPVMEELPASARRETHIFERGNWTAPGALVTPGVPVSLPALPRGAPANRLGLARWLVGPDNPLTARVIVNRLWDQIFDTGLVQTVADLGSQSETPSHPELLDWLAVHFRDDLKWDVKRLLRLMVTSATYRQDNRPRQDVADRDPQNQLLARGPRDRLSAEMVRDQALAASGLLSAKMFGPAVMPPQPEGVWRSPYNDLTWETSPGEDQYRRGLYTFWKRSAPYPSFMAFDAPSREYCVSQRETTNTPLQALVTLNDPVYLECAIALAEEMRSWDADSSRHLARAFKRLTAREPKPDELALLVDYFNGAKARYTAQPEQADALANGDAELAAYVATASVMLNLDEALTK is encoded by the coding sequence ATGCTGGGAGCGCGGAGCCTTTCGTTTGCAGGCCGGAGCCTTCGGGTTGGCGTGCTGAGCGCGACAGCCGTTGCGCTCGGCGGCGGCCTCTGGTTCGGCACCGATTTGTTGCGGCCCCGCCAGGAGGTCGACTTCAGTCGAGACATCAAGCCCATCCTCAACCAGAACTGCACGACCTGCCACGGCGGCGTCAAGAAGGCCGCAGAGTTCAGCCTGCTCTTTCCGGAGGAGGCACTGAAGCCCACCAAGTCTGGCAAGCCTCCGATCGTCCCAGGCGATCCTGATGAGAGTCTCCTCGTGAAGCGGGTCGAGGCGACCGATCCCTCCGAGCGGATGCCGCTCGATCATCCAGCGCTCGCGCCGGAGCAAATCGACCTGCTGCGGAAATGGATCGCGGAAGGTGCGACCTTCGAGCCCCACTGGGCCTTCGTGGCGCCCGACCGTCCTGCGCTGCCCGCGCTCGAAGAGGCGGCGTGGCCGAAGACCCCGATCGATCGCTTTGTGCTCGCGCGCCTCGAACAGGAAGAAGTCCGCCCTGCGTCCGAGGAAGCGCGACGCAAGCTGTTGCGTCGCGTCAGCCTCGACCTCACCGGCTTGCCGCCGACCGAATCCGAGCTCGCCGCCTTCGTCGCGGACAAATCGCCGGGTGCCTATGAGCGCCACGTGGATCGTCTTCTCGCCTCGCCGCGGTTCGGCGAGCGATGGGCGCTGTGGTGGTTGGATCTCGCACGGTACGCCGATACCAAGGGGTACGAAAAGGACATGCCGCACGACGCATGGCCCTACCGCGATTGGGTGGTGCGTGCGTTCAATGACAACATGCCGTTCGATCGCTTCACGATCGAGCAGCTCGCGGGCGACCTGCTGCCCGATGCGACGGACGACAATCGACTGGCGACCGCCTTCCACCGCATGACGATGACCAATGACGAAGGTGGGACCGATGACGAGGAGTTCCGTATTGCGGCGGTGCTCGATCGCGTCAACACGACCTACGAAGTCTGGCAGGGTATGACGATGGGATGTGCCCAGTGTCATAACCACCCGTACGATGCGATCCGACAGGAGGACTTCTATCGCTCGATGGCGTTCTTCAACAATACGGCAGACGACGATCGCGAAGACGAGCTGCCGACCCTCGGCATCTACGAGACCGAGAGCGATCGCGCCACCGGCAGGCCGCTCGAGCACCGCATCCGTGAGCTGACCTTGCAGCGTGAGGCGATGGTCGAGCCGGAGCATCCGACCGACCCGCCGCGCATGCTCACGGGCGCTCCAAAGCGCGAGTACGATCGCTTGGGCACGCAACTGAAGCGCCTGGAGAAGCAGCTCGAGCCGCTGAGCAAGGCGGCGCTGCCGGTGATGGAAGAGCTGCCGGCCTCGGCGCGTCGTGAGACGCACATCTTCGAGCGCGGCAATTGGACAGCGCCAGGCGCGCTCGTCACCCCTGGCGTCCCTGTCTCACTGCCAGCGCTCCCGCGCGGCGCCCCGGCGAACCGGTTAGGGCTGGCTCGATGGCTCGTCGGCCCCGATAACCCGCTCACCGCACGGGTCATCGTCAATCGCTTGTGGGATCAGATTTTCGATACCGGTCTCGTCCAGACCGTTGCTGATCTTGGCTCCCAGAGCGAGACGCCGAGCCATCCGGAGCTGCTCGATTGGCTCGCGGTGCACTTTCGCGACGACCTGAAATGGGACGTGAAGCGCCTGCTGCGGTTGATGGTGACGTCGGCGACCTATCGACAAGACAACAGACCGCGCCAGGACGTGGCGGATCGCGATCCGCAGAATCAGCTGTTGGCGCGAGGACCGCGCGATCGCCTGAGCGCGGAGATGGTCAGGGATCAGGCACTCGCGGCATCAGGCTTGCTCAGCGCGAAGATGTTCGGACCGGCGGTCATGCCGCCGCAGCCGGAAGGTGTCTGGCGATCGCCGTACAACGATCTCACCTGGGAGACGTCGCCCGGTGAGGACCAGTATCGGCGTGGGTTGTACACGTTTTGGAAGCGATCTGCGCCGTATCCCTCGTTCATGGCGTTCGACGCGCCGTCGCGTGAGTACTGCGTGAGCCAGCGGGAGACGACCAATACTCCGTTGCAGGCGCTCGTGACATTGAACGATCCGGTATATCTCGAGTGCGCGATCGCGCTTGCGGAGGAGATGCGCTCGTGGGACGCCGATTCGTCGAGACACTTGGCACGCGCGTTCAAGCGGTTGACGGCGCGCGAGCCGAAGCCGGACGAGCTTGCCCTGCTCGTCGACTATTTCAACGGGGCCAAAGCGCGATACACAGCGCAGCCGGAGCAGGCCGATGCGTTGGCCAACGGCGACGCCGAGCTCGCCGCATACGTGGCCACGGCGAGCGTGATGCTGAACCTCGACGAGGCGCTCACGAAATAG
- a CDS encoding DUF1501 domain-containing protein: MRLDLLTEARLEEARLTTRRHFLRRCGLGLGGIYLAGLGEQAWGASGPADIDLTNPLSPRPPQFAGKAKRIIYLHMAGAPSQLEMFDHKPKLRELDGQRCPDSLLAGRKFAFIRGVPTMLGPQYEMKQYGQSGAWVSELLPDFASVVDDVCFIKSMYTGEINHAPAQLFVHTGAPRLGRPSFGSWVVYGLGSENQNLPGFIVLVSGGHAPDAGKSVWGSGFLPSVYQGVQCRSDGDPILYVKNPDGLSREERRKALDVLNALNRKQLAEVGDPETLARIAQYELAFRMQISVPDVMDITKEPAYIHEMYGSEPGAESLANNCLLARRLVERGVRFVQLFDWGWDSHGASEAEALNSGFVRQCRVMNKAVGALIADLKQRGLLQDTLVVWGGEFGRTPMQENRGGVINKFVGRDHHPEAFTIFLAGGGIKPGISYGETDELGYTVVRDPVHVHDLQATMLDRLGFDHTKLTYDYLGRPFRLTDVEGKVVRPILA, encoded by the coding sequence ATGCGACTCGATCTTCTGACAGAGGCACGGCTCGAAGAGGCGCGGCTGACGACGCGGCGGCACTTCCTGCGCCGCTGCGGCCTCGGCCTTGGCGGGATCTATTTGGCGGGCCTTGGTGAACAGGCGTGGGGTGCCTCCGGGCCCGCCGACATCGATCTCACCAATCCTCTCTCGCCACGGCCACCGCAGTTTGCCGGCAAGGCGAAGCGCATCATCTACCTGCACATGGCTGGTGCGCCCTCGCAGCTGGAGATGTTCGATCACAAGCCCAAGCTCAGAGAGCTCGATGGCCAGCGCTGTCCGGACTCATTGCTCGCGGGACGGAAATTCGCCTTCATTCGCGGTGTGCCGACAATGCTCGGGCCGCAGTACGAGATGAAGCAGTATGGCCAGAGCGGCGCGTGGGTCTCCGAGCTGCTACCGGACTTCGCGAGCGTGGTCGACGATGTGTGCTTCATCAAGTCGATGTACACCGGCGAGATCAACCACGCGCCGGCGCAGCTCTTCGTGCACACGGGCGCGCCGCGTCTCGGGCGTCCGAGCTTCGGATCGTGGGTCGTGTACGGTCTCGGCTCCGAGAACCAGAACCTGCCGGGGTTCATCGTCCTCGTGTCGGGTGGACACGCCCCGGATGCCGGCAAGAGCGTGTGGGGGAGCGGCTTCCTTCCCTCTGTGTATCAGGGGGTGCAGTGCCGCAGCGATGGCGATCCAATTCTCTACGTGAAGAACCCAGACGGGCTGTCGCGCGAGGAGCGGCGAAAGGCGCTCGACGTGCTGAACGCCCTGAACCGCAAGCAGCTCGCAGAGGTGGGCGACCCTGAGACGCTGGCACGTATCGCACAGTACGAGCTGGCGTTCCGCATGCAGATCAGCGTGCCAGATGTGATGGACATCACGAAGGAGCCGGCTTACATCCACGAGATGTACGGAAGTGAGCCCGGTGCCGAGTCGTTGGCGAACAATTGTCTGCTCGCCAGACGCCTCGTCGAGCGCGGCGTGCGCTTCGTGCAGCTCTTCGACTGGGGCTGGGATTCACACGGCGCCTCCGAGGCTGAGGCGCTCAACAGCGGCTTCGTGCGGCAGTGCCGCGTGATGAACAAAGCGGTTGGTGCGCTCATCGCCGACCTCAAACAGCGCGGCTTGCTGCAGGACACCCTCGTCGTGTGGGGAGGGGAGTTCGGCCGGACGCCGATGCAGGAGAATCGTGGCGGCGTGATCAACAAGTTCGTCGGCCGCGATCACCATCCCGAAGCGTTCACGATCTTTCTGGCGGGCGGCGGCATCAAGCCGGGAATCAGCTATGGCGAGACCGACGAGCTCGGGTACACAGTCGTACGAGATCCCGTGCACGTCCACGACCTCCAGGCGACCATGCTCGATCGCCTCGGGTTCGATCACACGAAGCTGACCTACGATTATCTCGGCCGGCCGTTCCGGTTGACGGACGTAGAAGGGAAGGTGGTCCGACCCATCCTTGCGTAG
- a CDS encoding TetR family transcriptional regulator — protein MDQPAHVEPRVHGDPWPGSGPTPRAHPASHAESRWHAAGSGGRARAGEARHLETPHPLRHTARRGGHQDRRVGDPELHDCGGRRFRQRVERPRDQEQHPRRRSAVRSGALAERAVPELDRSVRPLGLPAVGLISRSAVPRPRFLNLDQPRRDRLLEAAAEEFAAHGYDRASLNKVIERLGLSKGQFYYYFDDKADLFRTVLDWAWQRVLPDTLFDFNRLEADTFWPSLEEMGEQSRELIRSMPWWVGLWRHLYHAPDDPAVRQIVADKFELVQQLQLSLVQRGQEIGCVRRDIPTDLLLALVFAFKTTSDRWCVDNWDALTGEQRDTLPHLLSRVARRMLEPATQEVE, from the coding sequence CTGGACCAACCTGCGCACGTTGAACCTCGCGTTCACGGAGATCCGTGGCCGGGGTCTGGACCGACTCCGCGCGCTCACCCAGCTTCGCACGCTGAATCTCGCTGGCACGCCGCTGGATCCGGCGGTCGGGCACGCGCTGGCGAGGCTCGGCACCTTGAGACACCTCACCCTCTCCGGCACACTGCTCGCCGAGGGGGACATCAAGACCGTCGCGTCGGCGATCCCGAACTGCACGATTGTGGCGGAAGGCGATTTCGTCAAAGGGTCGAAAGACCAAGAGACCAAGAGCAACACCCCCGACGCCGCAGCGCGGTGAGGTCGGGCGCGCTCGCCGAACGCGCCGTGCCAGAATTAGACCGATCGGTTCGACCGCTCGGTCTACCAGCAGTCGGGCTGATCTCGAGGTCCGCCGTGCCGCGTCCCCGCTTTCTCAATCTCGATCAACCTCGTCGCGACCGCTTGCTCGAAGCCGCTGCCGAGGAGTTCGCCGCTCACGGATACGACCGGGCGTCGCTGAACAAGGTCATCGAGCGGCTGGGCCTGAGCAAGGGACAGTTCTATTACTACTTCGACGACAAGGCTGATCTCTTTCGCACGGTCCTCGATTGGGCGTGGCAACGCGTCCTGCCCGACACGCTCTTCGACTTCAACCGCCTCGAGGCGGATACCTTTTGGCCATCCTTGGAGGAGATGGGTGAACAATCGCGTGAGTTGATCCGTTCGATGCCTTGGTGGGTCGGTCTCTGGCGCCATCTCTACCATGCGCCCGACGATCCCGCGGTTCGTCAGATCGTCGCCGACAAGTTCGAGCTCGTCCAACAGCTCCAGCTCTCGCTCGTCCAGCGCGGTCAGGAGATCGGTTGTGTGCGTCGCGACATCCCGACTGATCTGCTGTTGGCCCTGGTCTTTGCCTTCAAGACGACGTCGGACCGTTGGTGCGTCGACAATTGGGACGCGCTGACGGGCGAGCAGCGCGACACGCTGCCGCATCTGCTGTCCCGTGTAGCGCGTCGCATGCTCGAGCCGGCGACTCAGGAGGTCGAGTGA
- a CDS encoding SDR family oxidoreductase → MGRLAHKVAVVTGGAHGIGRAIGEVFAEESATVLIVDIDEAAGNHVAEQIRERGGDATFHRADVSVKEEAARAIRLAAERSGRLDVLCNNAAFIGDFHDVMQATEDEWQGSIGVTLMGTHHCTREALTWMLPQQHGSIINIVSVQAMVGCPTSVAYTTVKAGLLGYTRSAAYDYGRQNVRVNAICPGPIQTRISPAPGEPLYEYQLRNTMLGRVGQPREVAHAAAFLASDEASFITGVVLPVDGGWTAI, encoded by the coding sequence ATGGGCAGGCTCGCGCACAAGGTGGCGGTGGTGACAGGAGGCGCACACGGCATCGGCCGTGCAATCGGCGAGGTCTTTGCCGAGGAGAGCGCCACGGTCTTGATCGTCGACATCGACGAAGCGGCAGGCAATCACGTGGCGGAGCAAATCCGGGAGCGGGGCGGTGACGCCACATTCCATCGCGCGGATGTCTCCGTGAAGGAAGAGGCGGCGCGTGCCATCCGACTGGCGGCCGAGCGGTCTGGGCGCCTTGACGTTCTCTGCAACAACGCCGCCTTCATCGGTGACTTCCACGACGTCATGCAGGCAACCGAGGACGAGTGGCAGGGGTCGATTGGCGTCACGCTGATGGGAACCCATCATTGCACACGCGAGGCGCTCACCTGGATGCTGCCGCAGCAGCACGGATCGATTATCAACATCGTCTCTGTCCAGGCGATGGTGGGTTGCCCTACGTCTGTCGCCTACACGACGGTCAAGGCCGGCCTGCTGGGATACACGCGCAGCGCCGCCTATGACTACGGCCGACAGAACGTTCGGGTGAACGCGATCTGTCCAGGGCCCATTCAGACGCGCATCTCACCTGCGCCAGGCGAGCCGCTCTACGAGTACCAACTTCGCAATACGATGCTCGGACGGGTCGGCCAGCCGCGCGAGGTCGCCCACGCTGCCGCGTTTCTGGCTTCCGACGAGGCGTCCTTCATCACCGGCGTCGTCTTACCGGTGGATGGCGGCTGGACAGCTATCTAG
- a CDS encoding FtsX-like permease family protein, with product MSAPDFLDYRDDARSFDAAAVYRFDSFNLSGGAAPERVRGIQVSWDFFDVVGVSAAVGQGFTTRMASEHGGRLAVLGHGVWQRRFGGAAGIVGRSLTLNDEPFVVVGIMPPDFELPRDCEIWVTAAEEVPDLSFGNIDSMRKFRGARYLEMIGRLKPDMSIAAAQADLDAIEADLKRQFPDDHARFRPEVVSLHEDLVGNIRPALWVLLAAVGIVLLIACANVANLLLARSAARQREMAVRLSLGASRTRLTRQLLVESVALGVAGGLAGLVLLLWGFELLVGLLPEDLPRLGEIRLDYAVLIFTLAVSVGAGLLFGLTPALFAGRLSVYEALKAGGGRTIGHRGHRLFRHAIVVAELALAVVLVVSATLLVQSLVRLTRVSPGFDPHGVMTMQIALPEARYRTDASRAAFVNRLRDEIRSLPGADAVSSGFPLPYGGSSGKRSFKIEGKSTEPGQEPSVGIAFVSPRYFTALRIPRVAGRDFRDADTAAAPAVVIVSRTLADEHFPGVDPIGRRIDLEGPEDGQPYWATIVGVVGDVRPLALDQEPEPWLYMPAAQSPLPFVGMVVRGSGRAVSAEALRAAVSRVDPTLAAASVDSFDALLSDYLAPRRFNVQLLGFFGLLALTLAMIGTYGVLSYAVAIRRPELGIRLALGATPRSLLWLVVRQGMTLASVGVGLGVLLALGATRALGSLLYGVSTSDPVSYVVVAAALLLVGAAACYLPARKAMRVQPMGVLRVE from the coding sequence ATGTCCGCTCCAGACTTCCTGGACTATCGAGACGACGCCCGCTCGTTCGATGCGGCTGCCGTCTACCGCTTCGATTCGTTCAACCTGTCAGGCGGCGCCGCGCCAGAGCGGGTGCGTGGTATCCAAGTCTCATGGGATTTCTTCGATGTGGTGGGCGTTTCCGCCGCAGTGGGCCAGGGCTTCACGACAAGGATGGCGAGCGAGCACGGCGGCCGGCTTGCCGTTCTGGGACACGGCGTCTGGCAGCGACGCTTCGGCGGCGCCGCCGGCATCGTGGGTAGGTCGCTCACGCTGAACGACGAGCCGTTCGTAGTCGTGGGGATCATGCCGCCCGATTTCGAATTGCCTCGTGACTGCGAGATCTGGGTGACCGCGGCTGAGGAGGTGCCGGATCTGTCGTTCGGCAACATCGACAGCATGCGAAAGTTTCGGGGTGCGCGCTACTTGGAGATGATCGGCCGGCTGAAGCCGGACATGTCGATTGCCGCCGCTCAAGCGGATCTCGACGCAATCGAAGCTGACCTGAAACGCCAATTTCCAGACGACCACGCGAGATTTCGTCCGGAGGTCGTGTCGCTCCACGAGGATCTGGTTGGAAACATCCGTCCTGCGTTGTGGGTGCTCTTGGCAGCCGTTGGCATTGTCTTGTTGATTGCTTGTGCGAACGTCGCGAATCTCCTACTCGCGCGATCCGCAGCACGACAGCGCGAGATGGCGGTCCGCCTTTCGCTGGGCGCGAGCCGCACGCGGCTCACGCGCCAGCTGCTCGTCGAGAGTGTGGCGCTCGGCGTGGCCGGCGGCCTCGCCGGTCTCGTCTTGTTGCTGTGGGGATTCGAGCTGTTGGTCGGCCTGCTTCCCGAGGATCTCCCTCGGCTCGGCGAGATCCGGTTGGATTACGCCGTGCTCATATTCACGCTCGCGGTCTCAGTTGGTGCCGGTCTTCTCTTCGGCTTGACACCCGCGCTCTTCGCGGGCCGGTTGTCGGTGTACGAGGCGCTGAAGGCAGGCGGCGGGCGAACCATCGGTCATCGCGGCCATCGGCTTTTCCGGCATGCGATTGTCGTGGCGGAGCTTGCCCTCGCCGTCGTCTTGGTCGTGAGCGCGACGCTCCTGGTGCAAAGTCTCGTGCGCTTGACACGTGTGTCCCCCGGCTTCGATCCACACGGCGTCATGACGATGCAGATTGCCCTGCCTGAGGCGCGATACCGAACCGACGCGTCGCGTGCGGCATTCGTGAACCGGTTGCGCGACGAAATCAGAAGCCTGCCTGGCGCCGACGCCGTCTCGTCGGGATTCCCGCTACCGTACGGAGGCAGTAGTGGTAAGAGGAGCTTCAAGATCGAGGGAAAGTCCACTGAGCCAGGCCAGGAGCCATCGGTTGGCATCGCCTTTGTCAGCCCGAGATATTTCACGGCCCTGCGAATCCCTCGTGTCGCCGGGCGTGACTTCAGGGACGCCGATACGGCGGCCGCGCCCGCTGTGGTGATCGTCAGCCGCACGCTGGCAGACGAGCACTTCCCAGGGGTCGATCCGATCGGTCGGCGCATCGACCTCGAAGGGCCGGAGGACGGTCAACCGTATTGGGCGACGATCGTCGGCGTTGTGGGGGACGTGCGCCCGTTGGCCCTCGATCAGGAGCCAGAGCCGTGGCTCTACATGCCAGCAGCGCAGTCGCCGCTCCCATTTGTTGGGATGGTCGTGCGCGGATCGGGCCGCGCGGTGAGCGCCGAAGCGCTGCGCGCCGCGGTCAGTCGTGTCGACCCGACCCTCGCGGCCGCGAGCGTGGACTCATTCGACGCGCTTCTGAGCGACTATCTCGCGCCGCGTCGCTTCAACGTACAGTTGCTCGGGTTTTTCGGTCTCCTGGCGCTCACGCTCGCGATGATCGGCACGTACGGCGTACTGTCGTACGCGGTTGCGATCCGCCGCCCAGAGCTCGGCATCCGGCTGGCGCTCGGTGCAACGCCGCGGAGTCTTCTATGGCTGGTCGTGCGCCAAGGAATGACGCTTGCGAGCGTGGGCGTTGGACTCGGCGTGCTCTTGGCGCTCGGCGCTACGCGCGCGCTCGGCAGCCTGCTCTACGGCGTCAGCACATCGGATCCGGTCAGCTATGTCGTCGTGGCCGCGGCGCTGCTTCTGGTCGGCGCTGCCGCCTGCTACCTGCCCGCGCGAAAAGCAATGCGCGTCCAGCCAATGGGCGTGCTCAGGGTGGAATGA